The following coding sequences are from one Leptolyngbya sp. NIES-3755 window:
- a CDS encoding LysR family transcriptional regulator (similar to AA sequence:cyanobase_aa:LBDG_27210) produces the protein MELRHLRYFVAVAEELHFNRAAERLHIAQPPLSQQIKHLETELGVELFHRRTKRQVQLTEAGQVLLQAAYRILAQLDQAVYDTQQVGKGETGTLSIGFTSSVVYDVLPAILYQFRQRFPRVDLVLQELTTTQQEDALYNHRIEVGFCHPPLKDNRLQLEYILQESLVVALPETHPLADEATISLRSLANESFILFPRSLGPGLYDQIISFCEQADFRPKVMQEAIQMQTIIGLISAEMGIALVPASLQNLQRVGVVYKPLQPATPQVETAMVWRSEATSSVLREFLKVVRQYVNERNDQPESTSVV, from the coding sequence ATGGAACTACGTCACCTGCGTTATTTTGTGGCGGTTGCGGAAGAACTTCACTTCAATCGTGCTGCTGAGCGACTACACATCGCTCAACCTCCTCTGAGCCAACAAATCAAACATCTGGAAACGGAATTAGGAGTCGAATTGTTTCACCGCCGCACAAAGCGACAAGTTCAACTCACCGAGGCGGGGCAAGTTTTATTGCAGGCAGCTTACCGGATTCTGGCGCAGTTAGACCAAGCCGTTTACGATACTCAACAGGTCGGCAAAGGTGAAACTGGAACGTTGTCGATCGGGTTTACCAGTTCTGTGGTTTACGATGTCTTGCCTGCGATTTTGTACCAGTTTCGCCAACGATTTCCACGAGTCGATCTGGTTTTACAGGAGTTGACGACGACTCAGCAGGAAGACGCTTTATACAACCATCGAATTGAAGTTGGCTTTTGTCATCCCCCGCTGAAAGACAATCGCCTGCAATTAGAATACATTTTGCAAGAGTCGCTGGTGGTGGCATTACCTGAGACGCATCCACTCGCAGACGAAGCCACGATTTCATTACGATCGCTTGCCAATGAATCGTTTATCTTATTTCCGCGCTCTCTCGGACCTGGACTTTACGATCAAATTATTAGTTTTTGCGAACAAGCGGACTTTAGACCGAAAGTGATGCAGGAAGCGATTCAGATGCAAACGATCATTGGCTTAATCTCCGCAGAGATGGGAATTGCTTTGGTTCCTGCTTCACTCCAAAATTTGCAGCGAGTTGGGGTTGTCTACAAACCGCTACAACCTGCAACCCCTCAAGTTGAAACAGCAATGGTCTGGCGATCGGAGGCTACGTCGTCTGTTCTACGCGAATTTCTTAAAGTGGTTCGGCAGTATGTGAATGAACGAAATGATCAGCCAGAATCTACCAGCGTTGTTTAG
- a CDS encoding peptidase, S54 (rhomboid) family (similar to AA sequence:cyanobase_aa:LBDG_32390) → MKRRDPNDPNGIGDEIKAHIAILGTLVGIMWIVEVVDLALGGRLNYLGIYPRNFVGLRGVFLAPFLHRDFRHLISNTIPFIVMGWFVMLRGIPEFFKVTALVTVLSGLGVWLLGAQGLHIGASGVIFGYFGFLLSRAYFERSALSIAMSLAVGLLYGGIIWGVLPGQFGISWEGHLFGFLGGIFAARQISKQRW, encoded by the coding sequence ATGAAGCGACGTGATCCCAACGATCCGAACGGCATCGGAGACGAAATCAAAGCCCACATTGCAATTCTCGGCACACTCGTTGGGATCATGTGGATTGTCGAAGTGGTCGATCTTGCCCTCGGTGGCAGACTGAATTATCTCGGAATTTATCCTCGTAACTTTGTTGGGTTGCGGGGTGTTTTCTTAGCACCGTTTCTCCATCGCGATTTTCGCCACTTAATCAGCAATACGATCCCTTTTATTGTGATGGGCTGGTTCGTGATGCTGCGCGGCATTCCAGAGTTCTTTAAAGTAACCGCGCTTGTAACGGTGTTGAGTGGACTTGGAGTATGGCTACTCGGCGCACAGGGATTGCATATTGGCGCGAGTGGCGTGATTTTTGGCTATTTCGGATTTCTCTTATCGCGGGCTTATTTTGAGCGGAGTGCCTTGTCGATCGCAATGTCACTAGCAGTCGGTTTGCTCTACGGTGGAATCATTTGGGGTGTATTGCCCGGACAATTTGGCATCTCTTGGGAAGGACACTTATTTGGATTCTTGGGTGGAATTTTTGCAGCCCGTCAGATTTCTAAACAACGCTGGTAG
- a CDS encoding heat shock protein HtpX (similar to AA sequence:cyanobase_aa:LBDG_32380), whose amino-acid sequence MFGGNQIRTAALLGLLSGIFVLAGYYLVGNEQGLILGLIFAAFSSLGSWYYSDQVALASYAAQPIERSQAPELFDMVQRLCDRAEIPMPRVFLVPTKSPNAFATGRDPDHAAVAVTQGIIELLSTEELEGVLAHELTHVKNRDTLTQAVAGTIAGAITFLGRILTFGALYGPVYRDNRRGGNPLGLLFLIVLAPLSAGLIQFAISRTREFAADQGSAEITGNPLALASALEKLESIGHQIPMNGNPALSPLLIVNPISTQGLQSLFRTHPPTEERIRRLMELAQQPQTAAVAS is encoded by the coding sequence ATGTTTGGTGGAAATCAGATTAGAACAGCGGCACTGCTCGGACTCTTGAGCGGGATTTTTGTACTTGCCGGATACTATCTCGTTGGTAACGAACAAGGTCTTATTCTAGGACTTATTTTTGCAGCATTCAGCAGTTTAGGTTCGTGGTACTACTCGGATCAGGTGGCTCTTGCTTCGTATGCGGCACAACCGATCGAGCGTTCTCAAGCGCCTGAATTGTTCGACATGGTACAGCGATTATGCGATCGAGCCGAAATTCCAATGCCGCGAGTTTTCCTGGTTCCAACCAAATCTCCGAATGCGTTTGCGACCGGACGCGATCCAGATCATGCAGCAGTCGCAGTCACTCAAGGAATTATCGAATTGCTGTCTACTGAAGAATTAGAAGGCGTTTTGGCTCACGAATTAACGCATGTTAAGAATCGCGATACGTTAACGCAAGCCGTTGCAGGAACGATCGCAGGTGCAATTACGTTTCTCGGTCGAATCCTGACCTTTGGAGCATTGTATGGTCCGGTTTATCGAGACAATCGGCGCGGTGGAAATCCTTTGGGTCTCTTATTTCTGATTGTTCTGGCTCCATTATCTGCGGGATTAATTCAGTTTGCGATTTCTCGGACTCGTGAATTTGCAGCCGACCAAGGATCAGCAGAAATTACCGGAAACCCGTTAGCGTTGGCGAGTGCGCTAGAGAAATTAGAATCGATCGGACATCAAATTCCAATGAATGGCAACCCTGCACTTTCCCCGCTCTTGATCGTGAATCCGATTTCTACACAAGGCTTGCAATCGCTATTTCGGACACATCCCCCAACCGAAGAACGGATTCGCCGATTGATGGAACTGGCGCAACAACCACAAACAGCCGCAGTCGCATCCTAA
- a CDS encoding hypothetical protein (similar to AA sequence:cyanobase_aa:alr0901), producing MTFRIGCAIWAYKPWVGDLFPPKSKPSDFLNLYSRRFTCVEGNTTFYSIPDRKMVDRWKSETPSGFKFCPKLPKTLTHSGKLAASISGALEFLELMQRLDDRLGVIFAQLPPKYSPANFNDLETFLRGWKGAELALEVRHQEWFKEPYRTQLNELLKELNIGRVLLDTRPIYECDDDPQLESERKKPRVPLQPDITAPFSLVRYISHPDINQVYLEEWVKWIDRTLQQGTEVYFFVHCPVEERSPKNARDFQQLLEQASISVPSLPWNELEPPASQMSLF from the coding sequence ATGACCTTTCGGATCGGTTGTGCAATTTGGGCGTATAAACCGTGGGTGGGCGATCTGTTTCCGCCGAAAAGTAAACCGAGTGATTTTCTCAATCTGTATAGTCGGCGGTTTACTTGTGTTGAGGGCAATACGACGTTTTATTCGATTCCCGATCGCAAAATGGTCGATCGCTGGAAGTCCGAAACGCCATCCGGTTTCAAGTTCTGCCCTAAACTCCCGAAAACACTAACGCACTCTGGAAAGCTTGCCGCTTCAATTTCTGGAGCCTTGGAATTTTTAGAATTGATGCAGCGATTAGACGATCGCTTAGGAGTCATATTCGCGCAATTGCCCCCGAAGTACAGTCCTGCAAATTTCAATGATTTAGAAACGTTCTTACGCGGTTGGAAAGGTGCAGAGTTAGCGTTAGAAGTTCGACATCAGGAATGGTTTAAAGAACCATATCGTACACAGTTAAATGAACTATTGAAAGAATTAAACATTGGTCGTGTTCTGCTCGATACTCGTCCGATTTATGAGTGTGACGACGATCCACAATTAGAAAGTGAACGCAAAAAGCCGAGAGTGCCACTACAACCGGATATTACTGCACCGTTTAGCTTAGTTCGATATATTAGCCATCCGGATATTAATCAAGTGTATTTAGAAGAATGGGTGAAATGGATCGATCGAACTTTACAACAAGGAACTGAAGTTTATTTTTTCGTGCATTGTCCCGTGGAAGAGCGATCGCCCAAAAATGCTCGTGATTTCCAGCAACTTCTCGAACAGGCATCGATTTCAGTTCCTTCTTTACCTTGGAATGAGCTTGAACCGCCCGCTTCGCAGATGAGTTTGTTCTGA
- a CDS encoding Late competence development protein ComFB (similar to AA sequence:cyanobase_aa:LBDG_46730): MSIEKIVDQALQDGYLTPAMEAEVGRICDTASELSIEEYMALDRLMGALLTGEVVAVPRKQFINVMEELVLTEAIARVAEIEATSDRTLDLGDIAAYALNRLPPLYATTEEGANYQRQHAKEGLQGVISQRVGEAIAKNLDKPDFFPERQIIGKSSKDEILTQVSSLLQAYAPSFEPEPRR, translated from the coding sequence ATGAGCATTGAAAAGATCGTTGATCAAGCCCTTCAAGATGGCTATTTGACACCAGCGATGGAAGCCGAAGTAGGGCGCATCTGCGATACTGCCTCGGAATTGTCGATCGAGGAATACATGGCGCTCGATCGATTGATGGGAGCGTTGCTCACGGGTGAAGTGGTGGCTGTTCCTCGGAAACAGTTCATCAATGTGATGGAAGAATTGGTGCTGACTGAAGCGATCGCACGAGTAGCAGAAATTGAAGCGACCAGCGATCGAACTCTAGATTTAGGGGATATTGCTGCGTATGCACTGAACCGTCTACCGCCGTTGTATGCGACCACTGAGGAAGGCGCGAATTATCAGCGACAACACGCGAAAGAAGGCTTGCAGGGTGTGATTTCGCAACGAGTCGGAGAAGCGATCGCGAAAAACTTGGACAAGCCCGATTTCTTCCCAGAACGGCAAATTATTGGAAAAAGCTCGAAGGACGAAATTCTTACCCAGGTTAGCAGTCTTTTACAGGCGTATGCACCGAGTTTCGAGCCGGAGCCGCGTCGATAG
- a CDS encoding glycosyl transferase group 1 (similar to AA sequence:cyanobase_aa:LBDG_46720) → MKILVLTWEFPPRIVGGIARHVGELYPELVKLGHQIQLITVEFGQAPHYEVVDGVEVHRVAVPKHEDFFQWVCAMNDSMGQHGGKLMLEEGGIDVIHAHDWLVGDAAIALKHHFKVPLVATIHATEHGRHGGIFNPTQQYIHAKERVLTHEAWRVIVCTNFMRREVEQTLDTPWDKIDVVYNGIRREKKQLDPDFDYWAFRRRFALDDEKIVYYVGRMTYEKGVSGLIQAAPKILHEMDQHVKFVFIGGGHTEHLKQQARELGIWDRCFFAGFMPDRDLDRFQTIADCAVFPSLYEPFGIVALESFAARVPVVVSDAGGFPEVVRHGRTGIVTWVNNPESVAWGILEVLKRPDFARSLVNNAYEDLSRRFDWFKLAQQTEAVYGRVLHERAGVDW, encoded by the coding sequence ATGAAGATTTTGGTGCTGACTTGGGAATTTCCACCTCGGATCGTGGGCGGGATTGCTCGCCACGTCGGAGAACTTTACCCGGAGTTGGTCAAATTGGGGCATCAGATTCAATTAATCACGGTGGAGTTTGGACAGGCTCCGCACTATGAAGTGGTGGACGGGGTAGAAGTTCATCGCGTTGCGGTTCCCAAGCATGAAGACTTTTTCCAGTGGGTCTGTGCGATGAACGACAGCATGGGACAGCATGGCGGGAAGTTGATGCTGGAAGAAGGTGGAATTGATGTGATTCACGCCCATGATTGGCTGGTTGGCGATGCTGCGATCGCGCTCAAACATCATTTCAAAGTGCCGTTGGTGGCAACGATTCACGCCACTGAACACGGGCGACATGGCGGAATTTTCAATCCAACTCAGCAATATATTCATGCCAAAGAGCGGGTCTTAACGCATGAAGCTTGGCGCGTGATTGTCTGTACGAATTTCATGCGGCGAGAAGTGGAGCAAACCCTGGATACGCCTTGGGACAAAATTGATGTGGTTTATAACGGGATTCGGCGCGAGAAAAAACAGCTTGATCCGGACTTTGACTATTGGGCATTTCGTCGTCGGTTTGCGCTAGATGACGAAAAGATCGTGTATTACGTTGGCAGAATGACGTATGAAAAAGGCGTTTCAGGTCTGATTCAAGCGGCTCCAAAGATCTTGCACGAAATGGATCAGCACGTAAAATTCGTTTTTATTGGTGGCGGACATACTGAACATCTCAAACAGCAGGCACGAGAGTTAGGAATTTGGGATCGGTGTTTCTTTGCTGGATTTATGCCCGATCGAGATCTCGATCGCTTTCAAACGATCGCGGATTGCGCGGTTTTTCCAAGCCTATACGAACCGTTTGGAATCGTGGCACTCGAAAGCTTTGCGGCAAGAGTTCCGGTCGTGGTTTCTGATGCGGGCGGATTCCCCGAAGTGGTGCGACATGGCAGAACTGGAATTGTGACTTGGGTGAACAATCCAGAATCCGTCGCTTGGGGAATTTTGGAAGTTTTGAAGCGTCCGGATTTTGCTCGATCGCTGGTCAATAACGCTTATGAAGATCTCTCTCGACGATTTGACTGGTTCAAACTGGCACAACAAACTGAAGCCGTTTATGGACGAGTTCTACACGAACGAGCAGGAGTGGATTGGTAG
- a CDS encoding polysaccharide biosynthesis protein (similar to AA sequence:cyanobase_aa:LBDG_51940): MQREPEIDKLMTNSLKQLAIRGAFWTIAGFGGRQLIRLGGNLIMTRLLRPEFFGLMALVMTIKIGIELFSDYGISQSVVNNRRGDDPVFLDTAWSLKVIRGFQIWILSFVLAYPIAQFYRGQDPQGELLYLLPIVGFTAVLDGFSSSALLSWERHLEVRKLMIYDLAVTAASLMFFVLLCWWSPTVWSLAIGNVVSGGINLVASHFVDSRYRNRFRLDREVLKEIQNFGKWVAVASAIMFMADQADRFILAKLLSFERLGVYTIAYTLASIPRDVIRELSSKVIYPAISKQLDLPRLHLREKIVKQRWLLLLGLAVSLAALTTCGDWLIMLLYQGRNKHWDQYQHATWMMPILCSGIWFSVLFYTTSPALMAISKPVYSAQSNFVRFAMIGIGMPLAFYQFGEVGAIVVIALSDLPLYSVNLYGLKQEKLSCTTQDLYCTTFFVTVLGLFLLTRYSLGLGLPIHILLQGT; this comes from the coding sequence ATGCAACGCGAACCGGAAATCGATAAACTCATGACCAATTCGCTCAAACAGTTAGCCATCCGAGGTGCATTTTGGACGATCGCAGGGTTTGGTGGCAGACAACTGATCCGACTCGGTGGAAATCTCATCATGACGCGCTTGCTCCGTCCGGAGTTCTTCGGGCTGATGGCGCTTGTCATGACAATCAAGATCGGCATTGAACTGTTCTCGGATTACGGCATCTCACAAAGCGTGGTGAATAATCGACGCGGGGATGATCCGGTTTTTCTCGATACAGCTTGGTCGCTTAAAGTCATTCGCGGCTTTCAAATCTGGATCTTGAGTTTCGTACTGGCATATCCGATCGCGCAATTCTATCGCGGACAAGATCCTCAAGGAGAATTGCTCTATCTGTTACCGATCGTTGGATTTACAGCCGTATTGGATGGTTTTAGCTCGTCTGCACTGTTGAGTTGGGAACGCCATCTCGAAGTCCGTAAATTAATGATTTATGACCTCGCTGTGACCGCTGCTTCTCTGATGTTTTTCGTGCTGTTGTGCTGGTGGAGTCCTACGGTTTGGTCACTCGCGATCGGGAATGTAGTCAGTGGTGGAATTAACTTAGTGGCAAGTCATTTTGTCGATTCGCGATATCGGAATCGGTTTCGACTCGATCGAGAAGTCCTCAAAGAGATTCAGAATTTCGGGAAATGGGTCGCGGTCGCATCGGCAATTATGTTTATGGCAGATCAAGCCGATCGCTTTATTTTGGCGAAATTGTTGTCGTTTGAGAGATTAGGGGTTTATACGATCGCGTACACACTGGCAAGTATTCCACGCGATGTGATTCGAGAATTAAGCAGTAAAGTCATTTATCCAGCGATTTCTAAGCAGCTAGATTTGCCTCGGTTACATCTACGCGAAAAAATCGTCAAACAGCGCTGGCTTTTATTACTAGGTTTAGCGGTGTCACTGGCAGCGTTAACGACCTGTGGCGACTGGCTGATTATGCTGCTGTATCAAGGCAGGAACAAGCATTGGGATCAGTATCAACATGCAACTTGGATGATGCCAATTCTCTGTTCTGGAATTTGGTTCTCGGTGTTGTTCTACACGACTAGCCCCGCATTGATGGCAATTAGCAAACCTGTGTATTCAGCGCAGAGCAATTTTGTACGATTCGCAATGATTGGGATTGGAATGCCGTTGGCGTTTTATCAGTTCGGGGAAGTGGGCGCGATCGTCGTCATTGCCTTGAGCGATTTGCCCCTGTATTCCGTGAATCTCTATGGACTGAAGCAGGAAAAACTCTCTTGTACAACGCAGGATTTGTACTGTACAACCTTCTTTGTCACAGTTCTGGGCTTGTTTCTGCTAACGCGCTATTCATTGGGATTGGGGCTACCGATTCACATTTTATTGCAAGGCACTTGA
- a CDS encoding putative glycoside hydrolase (similar to AA sequence:cyanobase_aa:LBDG_51930): MRLQSLFPVGLGLFLSGCNVSQVDAGNTPQIKVNQAYLVKPDVLAVQINTGEIIHAKQTPYKPQAGDKIEQPRPFEEDWVIRNGKAIGSLVGKQRNVFYPFDQFVASPFDPQWADRVTSYRITSSEDSTYSSRLNPTTVHRKSKPTDMARVGQWKFEFPMMHTMYLKLPSPLKPGKTYEINFPDSKVAPLSFKYEPNVSRTEAIHVSHIGFAPQDPAKVAFLSTWMGNGGRLEYGAGLGFSVIDEKTNRKVFTGKTQLSRTSQENEDLRNRNYSHTNVYWMDFTRVQTPGKYRVCIDAIGCSFSFEISPTVWNNAFYTSARGLYHQRSGIALKEPYTKWTRPRPFHPDDGTVVYESTAPISSVDQGIGSAEFVKKLSESETTRVVPNAWGGYFDAGDWDRRIQHVEVSRHLLELAELFPGHFDRVSLNLPESNDGLPDVINEALWTLDFFRRMQTADGGIRGGIQSQRDPRLGEASWQESYRVYAYAPDRWSSYMYAGAAARAANALKSRDAKLAQTYQESALRAMAYAEREAAKNPGGRFERDSQNLAALELYRLTGDSSWHQLFLKTTVFKDPQKDVFVWDEHDQRDAAFLYARLPKNLVDATVQQNALKALIRDADVAVSVGNQTAFKWSKDLPYMPIGWGTGLGAPRALSMTRAHYLTQDGKYLRSSVLATQFALGANPDNMTYTTGIGYRSPKNPLVFDQRVQGIDPPPGITLYGPYDPTFYSDIWTIDLFKDVIFPAPIEWPATESYLDIFLFPMAAEFTVMQSISPTAYLWGYLAAHNATRTGNR, translated from the coding sequence ATGCGGCTGCAATCTCTCTTCCCGGTCGGTCTTGGACTGTTTCTTTCAGGCTGTAATGTCTCTCAAGTCGATGCGGGAAATACACCTCAAATCAAGGTGAACCAGGCTTACCTAGTGAAACCCGATGTCTTGGCAGTCCAGATTAATACGGGCGAAATTATTCACGCAAAGCAAACTCCGTACAAACCACAAGCAGGCGACAAGATCGAGCAACCTCGCCCGTTCGAGGAAGATTGGGTGATTCGGAACGGAAAAGCGATCGGTTCTCTGGTCGGCAAACAGCGCAATGTTTTCTATCCATTTGATCAATTTGTCGCGTCTCCGTTCGATCCACAGTGGGCAGATCGGGTGACGAGCTATCGCATTACTTCATCCGAAGACTCGACCTATTCATCCAGGCTCAATCCGACAACGGTTCACCGCAAATCGAAACCGACTGATATGGCGCGGGTTGGACAATGGAAGTTTGAATTTCCAATGATGCACACGATGTATCTCAAGCTTCCCAGTCCGCTCAAGCCTGGAAAGACGTATGAAATTAATTTCCCGGATAGCAAAGTTGCGCCTCTGAGTTTCAAATACGAACCGAATGTAAGTCGTACCGAAGCGATTCACGTTTCTCATATCGGTTTTGCCCCTCAAGATCCAGCAAAAGTGGCGTTTCTTTCAACCTGGATGGGCAACGGTGGACGATTGGAATACGGTGCAGGGCTTGGATTTTCAGTGATTGATGAGAAAACCAACCGAAAAGTCTTTACTGGGAAAACTCAACTCTCCCGCACCAGTCAAGAAAACGAAGATTTACGCAATCGAAATTATTCCCACACCAACGTGTACTGGATGGATTTCACCCGTGTCCAAACTCCTGGGAAATATCGAGTTTGTATCGATGCGATCGGCTGTTCCTTCTCGTTTGAAATCAGCCCCACCGTTTGGAATAATGCCTTCTACACCTCAGCCCGTGGACTGTACCATCAACGCAGCGGTATCGCTCTGAAAGAACCGTATACGAAATGGACGAGACCGCGCCCCTTTCACCCAGACGATGGCACTGTCGTTTACGAATCGACTGCTCCGATTTCCAGCGTCGATCAAGGCATTGGATCAGCCGAATTTGTCAAAAAACTGTCTGAATCCGAAACCACTCGCGTAGTTCCGAATGCTTGGGGAGGCTACTTCGATGCGGGAGATTGGGACCGGCGAATTCAGCACGTCGAAGTTTCACGACACTTGCTCGAACTCGCAGAACTCTTTCCAGGACATTTCGATCGAGTTTCGCTCAATCTGCCCGAATCGAATGATGGCTTGCCGGATGTGATCAACGAAGCGCTTTGGACGCTCGATTTCTTCCGTCGAATGCAAACGGCTGATGGCGGAATTCGAGGCGGAATTCAATCACAGCGAGATCCGCGTCTCGGTGAAGCAAGCTGGCAAGAATCTTATCGAGTTTATGCCTACGCGCCCGATCGGTGGTCAAGCTACATGTACGCAGGAGCCGCCGCACGAGCCGCCAATGCGTTGAAATCCAGAGATGCCAAACTTGCCCAAACCTATCAGGAAAGTGCATTACGGGCGATGGCGTATGCAGAACGAGAAGCCGCTAAAAATCCAGGAGGCAGATTCGAGCGGGATAGTCAAAACCTGGCAGCCCTGGAACTGTACCGACTGACAGGCGATTCATCCTGGCATCAACTTTTCCTCAAAACGACCGTTTTCAAAGATCCGCAAAAAGATGTCTTTGTCTGGGATGAACACGACCAGCGAGATGCCGCGTTTCTCTACGCAAGATTACCGAAAAATCTAGTCGATGCCACAGTGCAACAGAATGCTCTAAAGGCTCTGATTCGAGATGCCGATGTTGCGGTCTCAGTCGGAAATCAAACTGCATTCAAATGGTCGAAAGACTTGCCCTACATGCCAATCGGCTGGGGAACAGGACTCGGAGCGCCCAGAGCTTTATCGATGACTCGCGCTCATTATCTGACCCAAGACGGCAAATATTTACGATCGAGTGTCCTAGCGACACAGTTTGCGTTAGGGGCAAACCCAGATAATATGACTTACACAACTGGAATCGGCTATCGCAGTCCAAAAAATCCGTTGGTCTTCGATCAGCGCGTTCAAGGAATTGACCCTCCACCCGGCATTACTCTGTATGGTCCCTATGACCCGACTTTCTACAGCGATATTTGGACGATCGATCTGTTCAAAGATGTAATTTTCCCAGCCCCGATCGAGTGGCCCGCCACCGAATCTTACTTAGATATTTTCCTCTTCCCCATGGCGGCAGAGTTCACCGTGATGCAATCGATTTCGCCGACTGCTTATCTCTGGGGCTATCTCGCCGCCCATAATGCAACGCGAACCGGAAATCGATAA
- a CDS encoding glycosyl transferase, group 1 family protein (similar to AA sequence:cyanobase_aa:LBDG_51920): protein MDTSLFLVVPVPFRIVNGQYGCDYQACDGLVRWLEHFDRIVLAASVLPENEPHEFSKLETWKSIEELPCADRIEIVPLPYAFKPLSYLRHYQSVRQVLRQKIQDCEYLCLMPCVWIGDGAGVACSEAIQLNRSYAIRADRVEHEVIRKLLKEDKSLKLKTRIKDTITVPLIERYIMNFMRQADLGLFQGQDCYNAYAPASRNPRLIYYVHSQKSDQISAERLAAKLDRIQQGEPLRICYTGRATEMKGAIDWIEVIHQLHQRGVKFKATWIGDGNLLDEMKQLATALGVADFISFTGFVSDHTTTLDLMQQQDLFMFCHKTPESARCLIESLVSGLPLVGYESSYPRGLVAQQGGGVFVSLDDKTALAEQIVALDRDRAKLSELVRQAAQTGRSFDEETVFQHLSDLIKQHVIPKSGQMQPAIAAVS, encoded by the coding sequence ATGGATACCAGTTTGTTTCTTGTCGTGCCTGTTCCATTCCGGATTGTGAATGGACAGTATGGATGCGATTATCAAGCCTGTGATGGGTTAGTTCGCTGGCTCGAACATTTCGATCGCATTGTGCTGGCAGCTTCAGTTCTCCCAGAAAACGAGCCACATGAATTCTCAAAGCTGGAAACCTGGAAGTCGATCGAGGAATTACCCTGTGCCGATCGCATCGAAATCGTTCCCCTACCGTATGCGTTCAAACCGCTGAGCTATTTACGCCACTATCAAAGCGTTCGTCAGGTTTTGCGTCAAAAAATTCAGGACTGTGAATATCTCTGTCTGATGCCTTGTGTATGGATCGGGGACGGGGCGGGAGTTGCTTGTTCAGAAGCGATTCAGTTAAACCGCTCTTATGCCATTCGCGCCGATCGCGTCGAACATGAAGTGATTCGGAAGTTGCTGAAAGAAGATAAATCGCTCAAGCTGAAAACGCGAATCAAAGACACGATCACGGTTCCGCTGATCGAACGCTACATCATGAATTTCATGCGACAAGCGGATCTCGGACTGTTCCAAGGACAAGATTGTTATAACGCTTATGCGCCAGCGAGTCGAAATCCCCGTTTAATCTATTACGTTCACTCTCAGAAATCCGATCAAATCAGTGCAGAACGGTTGGCAGCAAAGCTCGATCGGATTCAACAAGGCGAACCGCTGAGAATTTGCTACACCGGACGAGCAACCGAAATGAAGGGCGCGATCGATTGGATTGAAGTGATTCACCAACTGCATCAACGCGGGGTCAAGTTCAAAGCCACTTGGATCGGGGACGGCAATCTTTTAGATGAAATGAAGCAGTTAGCCACAGCGCTTGGAGTTGCTGATTTTATTAGCTTCACCGGATTTGTCAGCGATCACACCACCACGCTCGATTTAATGCAGCAGCAAGATCTCTTCATGTTCTGCCACAAAACTCCAGAATCCGCGAGATGTTTGATTGAATCTTTGGTTTCTGGATTGCCGCTCGTGGGTTATGAAAGTTCATATCCGCGTGGATTGGTGGCACAGCAGGGAGGCGGCGTGTTTGTATCCTTGGATGATAAAACAGCATTGGCAGAGCAAATTGTCGCACTCGATCGCGATCGCGCTAAACTCTCTGAACTGGTGCGACAAGCAGCCCAAACGGGACGCAGCTTTGACGAAGAAACGGTCTTTCAACACCTGAGCGATTTGATTAAGCAGCATGTGATTCCGAAATCTGGTCAAATGCAACCTGCGATCGCGGCAGTCAGTTAG
- a CDS encoding pterin-4-alpha-carbinolamine dehydratase (similar to AA sequence:cyanobase_aa:LBDG_02050), translating to MSPLSFQELESELKQLNGWTIENGKLHRAYQFPSFVEAFGFMSSLALVSEALGHHPEWFNVYNRVTIDLTTHDAGGITSKDIEWARKANQLEQFP from the coding sequence ATGTCTCCACTTTCCTTTCAAGAACTCGAATCTGAACTCAAACAGCTAAACGGATGGACGATCGAGAATGGCAAACTGCATCGTGCGTATCAATTTCCTTCGTTTGTCGAAGCGTTTGGATTTATGTCAAGTTTGGCACTCGTTTCTGAAGCATTGGGACATCACCCGGAATGGTTCAATGTATACAATCGCGTCACGATCGACTTAACCACGCATGATGCCGGGGGGATTACCTCAAAAGACATAGAGTGGGCGCGGAAGGCAAACCAATTAGAACAATTTCCGTAA